The nucleotide sequence TTACGTCAGAAGTTTTAGACGAAGTTTTGGTTCAAGCTGTTCGGGCAAACAGCAAAACACCTGTTGCATTTAGCAATCTCAACAAAAAAGATCTGGCAAAACGCAATCTTGGACAGGATATTCCTGTTTTAATGAACTTTATGCCATCGGTTGTAACAACCACCGATGCCGGAAACGGGGTAGGATACACGGGAATAAGAGTGCGTGGAAGCGATGGAACTCGTGTAAATGTAACTATTAATGGGGTTCCTTATAACGATGCCGAGTCACACGGAAGTTTCTGGGTAAATATGCCCGATTTTGTTTCAAGTGTTGAAAACCTGCAATTGCAACGCGGTGTTGGTACATCAACTAATGGATCCGGAGCGTTTGGAGCCAGTTTAAATTTATTGACCGATGCTTATTCTTATGATGCAAATGGTGAAATATCTAATTCCGTTGGAAGCTTCAATACAAGAAAACATACCGTGAAATTTTCAACCGGATTGGTCAATAACACTTTTGAATTAACCGGAAGGTTATCTAATCTTTATTCAGACGGTTATATTGATCGTGCCTCATCTAAATTAAATTCCTATTTTTTGCAGGGAACTTTTGTGAACGAAGGAACCTTGATAAAGGCTTTAGTTTTTGGTGGAAATGAGAAAACGTATCAAGCGTGGAATGGGTTAGAAGAGAGTGATATTACAAAGTACGGACGCCGTTTTAATACATCGGGAATGTATTTTGACAATGACGGAAAAATGCAGTTTTACAACAACGAAACCGATAATTACAAACAAGACCACTATCAGTTACATTGGAGCGAAAAGTGGAATGACTATTGGAATACCAATGTGGCTTTGCATTACACTAAAGGTTTTGGATATTATGAAAACTATAAAGCAGACGAAGATTTAGCAGATTACAATATTACTCCGGTTGAGGTAAATGGCGAAACCAAAGAAAAATCAGATGTAATTCGTAGAAAATACCTAGACAATCAGTTCTACGGTGTTACGTTCTCGGCACAATATGCGAAAAATAATTTGGAATTGTTGTTTGGCGGAGCGGCAAATACGTATGAAGGAGATCATTTTGGAGAGGTTTTATGGGTAAGATCGCAACCACAAACCAAATTTCCACAAGAATATTACCGTGATAATTCTACTAAAAATGATATAAACGGTTATGTAAAAGCGACTTATGCGTTTGATAACCGATGGATTTTGTACGGAGATTTACAATTGCGAAACGTGTCTTACAAAGCTAACGGCAACGATACAGGTTTGGTAAACGATACGTTTAATTTCTTTAATCCAAAAGCGGGATTAACATATAAAATCAACCCGAATAATCAGACTTATTTCTCGTATGCCCGTGCACATCGTGAACCGAACCGAACCGATTACGAAAACGGTAACCCAAAACCTGAAAAGCTAAACGATTTTGAAATAGGGTGGCGTTACGCGTCAGAAAAATTGTCATTAAATGTAAACGGATATTATATGTTGTACAAAGACCAGTTGGTTTTAACCGGAGCATTGAACGATGTGGGATCTGCCATTCGTGAAAACAGCGGTGACAGCTACCGTTTAGGTTTGGAAATTGACGGAATGTGGCGGTTTGCCAAAAAATGGCAAATTAATCCAAGTGTAACTTTTAGCTCTAATAAAAACGTAGATTATAAAGCACAAATTAATGGTGAAATGAAAAATTTAGGAAATACCAATATTTCGTTTTCACCAAATGTAATTGTTGGAAACGCTTTAACGTTCAGTCCAAAAAACAATTTCAATATTTCGTTGTTAACTAAATTTGTAGGTGAACAATTTATGGGCAACACCGATTCCGATTATTCAAAACTAGATTCGTATGTAACTAATGATATTAATATAGTTTATGAAATGCCTTTAAAAAAATGGTTTAAAAGCATTTCGTTTAGTGTATTGGCAAACAATATTTTTAATGTAAAATATATATCTAATGGATATTATTACACTTATGACGATGATTATTCGGTGCCGGGAAGTATTATAACTAAAGAAGGTGCCGGTTATTACCCACAAGCCCAGTTTAATATTTTAGGCGGTGTTTCGCTGAAGTTTTAATAGACTAAATTGCCAAAGTTTTAACTTTGGCAATTTTTTTTAATTAATAACCGTAATCATATTGCCGCTTTGATTTACCCGATATTCTTTTAACGGATATTGTGCATCGGTAGTTGCTAAGCCTAAAAACAGATTGTAAACTAAATTGTCGTTGCAACTGCATTTTGCTTCCACACCTTCTAAGGTTAATTTAGAACAAGAACTTACTGCGTGATTGGCACACGTGGCATCAAAAGCCCGGATACCTGTTCCTGTATTAATTACCAAAATTCCGTTAATACCATATCCGCCAATATAAACCGCATTCCCCGGATAATTTAGCGTATTGTAAGTAGGTAACGAAGTGTTGATAGGGACATTTACCGCGATTTCGGGCAAATAAGGATTTCGGTTGTCCCAATCGTCTTTAGAACAGGAAGTTGAAAAAACAATACTACATATAGTTAAGGCGATAAACTTTTTCATTATAAAACATTTGGAAAACAAATTTAAATAATTAACTTTGACTAAATAATTGAAGCGAAAAATATTAACAAATAAACGCATAAGAATAAAATCCCATACAAACGGGATTTTTTCTGTTTTATAAATTGAATTGAAAATGAGTAAGGTATCATATTACACGGCAGAGGGATTAAAAAAATTAAGAGACGAAATTGAATATCTAAAAGGCATTGAACGTCCAAAAGCATCGCAGGCAATTGCAGATGCACGTGATAAAGGCGATTTATCTGAAAATGCAGAATACGATGCTGCTAAAGAAGCTCAAGGTTTATTAGAATTAAAAATTGCTAAAATGGAAGAAGTTTTGGCAAACGCCCGTTTAATTGATGAGTCGCAGTTAGATACATCGAAAGTATTGGTTCTTTCTACCGTTCGCATTAAAAACCAAACCAACGGAATGGAAATAAAATACAAATTGGTTGCAGAAAGTGAAGCCGATTTAAAGGCAGGGAAAATATCGGTAACATCTCCAATTGGTAAAGGTTTGTTGGGCAAGTCAGTTGGCGAGATTGCAGAAATAAGTGTGCCAAACGGTACGTTGAAATTTGAAATTTTAGAAATTACCAGAGATTAATTATTTTAAGTTATGAGTATTTTTACTAAGATTATCAGCGGTGAAATTCCATCGTACAAAGTAGCAGAAAACGATGAATTTATTGCTTTTTTAGATATTAATCCCAATACAAAAGGACATACTTTATGTGTGCCTAAAAAAGAAGTGGATAAAATTTTTGATTTAGACAAAGAATTGTACAATCGATTGATGGCTTTTTCGTACGATGTTGCTAAAGCTATAGAAAAAGCCATTCCGTGT is from Flavobacterium dauae and encodes:
- the greA gene encoding transcription elongation factor GreA, whose protein sequence is MSKVSYYTAEGLKKLRDEIEYLKGIERPKASQAIADARDKGDLSENAEYDAAKEAQGLLELKIAKMEEVLANARLIDESQLDTSKVLVLSTVRIKNQTNGMEIKYKLVAESEADLKAGKISVTSPIGKGLLGKSVGEIAEISVPNGTLKFEILEITRD
- a CDS encoding TonB-dependent receptor yields the protein MKFNFLLTALCLSAVSMQAQNANEVPKDSITSEVLDEVLVQAVRANSKTPVAFSNLNKKDLAKRNLGQDIPVLMNFMPSVVTTTDAGNGVGYTGIRVRGSDGTRVNVTINGVPYNDAESHGSFWVNMPDFVSSVENLQLQRGVGTSTNGSGAFGASLNLLTDAYSYDANGEISNSVGSFNTRKHTVKFSTGLVNNTFELTGRLSNLYSDGYIDRASSKLNSYFLQGTFVNEGTLIKALVFGGNEKTYQAWNGLEESDITKYGRRFNTSGMYFDNDGKMQFYNNETDNYKQDHYQLHWSEKWNDYWNTNVALHYTKGFGYYENYKADEDLADYNITPVEVNGETKEKSDVIRRKYLDNQFYGVTFSAQYAKNNLELLFGGAANTYEGDHFGEVLWVRSQPQTKFPQEYYRDNSTKNDINGYVKATYAFDNRWILYGDLQLRNVSYKANGNDTGLVNDTFNFFNPKAGLTYKINPNNQTYFSYARAHREPNRTDYENGNPKPEKLNDFEIGWRYASEKLSLNVNGYYMLYKDQLVLTGALNDVGSAIRENSGDSYRLGLEIDGMWRFAKKWQINPSVTFSSNKNVDYKAQINGEMKNLGNTNISFSPNVIVGNALTFSPKNNFNISLLTKFVGEQFMGNTDSDYSKLDSYVTNDINIVYEMPLKKWFKSISFSVLANNIFNVKYISNGYYYTYDDDYSVPGSIITKEGAGYYPQAQFNILGGVSLKF
- a CDS encoding HIT family protein, which produces MSIFTKIISGEIPSYKVAENDEFIAFLDINPNTKGHTLCVPKKEVDKIFDLDKELYNRLMAFSYDVAKAIEKAIPCKRIGMSVVGLEVPHVHVHLIPLHDMEDIRFQRKTSLTPQEFEETAAQIAVKL